In Silene latifolia isolate original U9 population chromosome 3, ASM4854445v1, whole genome shotgun sequence, a single window of DNA contains:
- the LOC141649334 gene encoding uncharacterized protein LOC141649334 translates to MLLHHEQPKRKSRNKNDDDRGLKLDIPDFDGEMDPEKFLDWVRQAERVFEYKEYDDKKQFKVAIMKLTKYASLWYENLKKQRKKEGKDKIKFWIKLKKHLMRRFLPRDYEQDNYLKLQYLEQGSMSVTDYIKEFEKMLIVCYLEEKEELRVARFIKGLTPAIATKVEIQNYDGFSDVCRLALKFEKHDKARKPYAYSKGQSSGTNSYSRPAPSKAKETP, encoded by the coding sequence ATGCTCCTGCATCACGAGCAGCCAAAGAGAAAGTCGAGAAataagaacgatgatgatcgGGGTTTAAAACTCGATATTCCAGACTTTGATGGCGAGATGGATCCGGAAAAATTTCTGGATTGGGTAAGACAAGCTGAGAGGGTTTTCGAGTATAAAGAGTATGATGACaagaagcaatttaaagttgcaaTCATGAAGCTTACAAAGTATGCATCTTTATGGTACGAAAATCTGAAAAAACAGAGGAAAAAGGAAGGCAAAGACAAGATCAAATTTTGGATCAAATTAAAGAAGCACCTGATGAGACGATTCCTGCCAAGGGATTATGAACAAGATAACTACTTAAAGCTCCAATATTTAGAGCAAGGAAGCATGTCCGTGactgattatatcaaagaattcgagaagatgttgattgTATGCTATCTTGAGGAGAAAGAAGAGCTAAGGGTGGCGAGATTCATCAAGGGCCTAACACCCGCAATTGCAACGAAGGTAGAAATCCAGAATTACGATGGATTTAGCGATGTCTGCAGATTGGCGTTAAAGTTTGAAAAGCATGATAAGGCACGAAAACCTTATGCTTATTCCAAAGGACAAAGTTCGGGAACAAACTCGTATTCCAGGCCAGCTCCTAGCAAGGCTAAAGAAACCCCGTAA